Within Vicia villosa cultivar HV-30 ecotype Madison, WI linkage group LG1, Vvil1.0, whole genome shotgun sequence, the genomic segment taggtcaatctagtttgagaaagatctctcagattaacaaactgaatcttgtcagaggactccctaatctgaaattcaaatcagatgctctttgtgaagcatgtcagaaaggcaagttctccaaacctgcattcaagtctaagaatgttgtttctacctcaaggccattagaactcttgcacattgatctgtttggaccagtcaaaacagcatctgtcagaggaaagaaatatggattagtcatcgtagatgattatagtcgctggacatgggtaaaattcttgaaacacaaggatgagactcattcagtgttctttgatttctgcattcagattcaatctgaaaaagagtgtaaaatcataaaggtcagaagtgatcatggtggtgaatttgagaacagatcctttgaagagttcttcaaagagaatggtattgcccatgatttctcttgtcctagaactccacagcaaaatggagttgtagagcgaaagaataggactctgcaagaaatggccagaaccatgatcaatgaaaccaatatggctaagcatttctgggcagaagcaataaacactgcatgctatattcagaatagaatctctatcagacctattctaaataagactccctatgaattgtggaagaatagaaagcccaacatttcatatttccatccttttggatgtgtatgctttattctgaacactaaagattatcttggtaagtctgattccaaagcacagaaatgtttccttcttggatattctgaacgctcaaaaggctacagagtatacaatactgaaacattgattgtagaagaatcaatcaatatcaggtttgatgataagcttggttctgaaaaaccaaagcagtttgataattttgcaggttatgatattgacatatcagaagttgttgagccaagaagcaacgcatcagaagcagagcttctcagaagcaaagaatctgaagatcaagtatcagcttctctggaggatctgagtatttctgaagaaccatctgccagaagatcatccagactcatctctggtcattcagaagatgtcattcttggaaagaaggatgatccaatcagaacaagagcattccttaagaacaatgcagattgtcaattaggtcttgtatctttaatcgagccaacttctgttgatcatgctctagaagatccagactgaataattgctatgcaagaagaactgaatcagtttacaaggaatgatgtttgggatcttgttcctagaccagatggattcaatataattggtacaaaatgggtcttcagaaacaagctcagtgagaaaggtgaagtggtaagaaacaaagccagactggtggctcagggttatagtcagcaagaagggattgattatacagaaacctttgcaccagtggccaggttagagtctattcgtctattaatttcttttgccactcaacataacatcactctctatcagatggatgttaagagtgccttcttaaatggttatatagatgaagaagtttatgtccatcaacctcctggttttgaagactctatgtctccgaatcatgtgtttaaactaaagaaatcattatatggattgaagcaagctcccagagcttggtatgaacgcttaagttctttccttctagataatggtttcactagaggaaaagtggacactactctcttttgtaaaacctttgaaaaggatattttaatttgtcaaatatatgtagatgatattatttttggaacatctaatgctacacttggaaaggagtttgctaagtctatgcaggctgagtttgaaatgagcatgatgggagaactcaagtatttcctcggaatacaaataaatcaaacatcagaaggaacgtatgttcaccaaaccaagtatgtgaaggaacttctgaagaagtttaatcttctggactgcaaagaagccaaaactcctatgcatccaacatgcatcctaggtaaggatgaggtaagtaagaaggtagatcagaagttatacagaggtatgattggatctcttctatatttgactgcttctagacctgacattctgttcagtgtttgtttgtgtgctagattccaatcagatcctagagaatctcatttaactgctgttaagagaattctaaggtatctgaaaggtactactaatgttggcttagtttacagaaaatctaaagaatacaacttggtaggattctgcgatgctgactatgctggagacagaattgaaagaaaaagtacttcaggaagttgccaatttcttggaagtcatttgatctcctggtacagcaagaagcaagcaactattgctctatcaacgacagaagcagaatatgtcgctgctgctggttgtagtacacagatgctctggatgaagagtcagttagaagattatcagatatttgagagtaacattcctatattctgtgataatacttctgctctatgtttatctaagaatcctattcttcattcaaaagctaaacatattgagattaaacatcatttcataagggactatgttcagaagggtgttatatctttaaactttgttgatacagaccatcaatgggctgatatctttacaaaacccctggctgaagataggtttaagttcattctgaagaacatcagtatggatttatgcccagaatgagaagatgagaagttctcatgtatgagtatcttctgaaatgaaaatggatttttttttatcagaagttctgattaaaatcttttagaaattatgattcggttattactaacgtttcattgtctaagttgattcagaacctcttttaaagcaaaacagctgttacgtttttatctcgggatggtaaacctgtcgttactattcgtggataaacgtgcgtgcagttgaagggacaccgaccataggtaactgtgctagtcacctcatttgtctttattatctctcctcacgtctcgtaacattaaatgctagtcatcattcgtttcattttatttctttttaaatactcttcaaaatggtttttttttttgtttcctatctctttgttttcctcttaaaagtttttttttcctctcccttaatctcttctgaagaaatctcttcatcttcacccgctgagaatgttgtctctggtaaagatgatGGAAGATCTGCttcaggaccaagtctccctgatccctcgcctgaaagcccaagaagcagtcaatgaggcgtttcactccttcatggcatgctggcacaaacggtgtcttagctagggtcctaggatttggtcttagtagttttattttccttgattgttaaacatcttcttgtaatcctttttgattatcaatgaaaaagtttctttgatgtacattccagtgattctatttgtcgttttatgcatctgaatctttttaaatattctttttgatgttatgacaaaaagggggagaagataaatgataaatgatttgattaaatctatcagttgctgggtaaaggctcccacacattcactaacaagaactgcaagttctatatggtttaagtgttttgcaggtacagagaagtgaagtgaatcttcagaagcaaacactagaagcaaaaccatggaaactgaagcaagctgagtgctgtcaagcttcagagatcagaagcaagaaagaagcagaaatcagaagcgctgataatagaatttgaatatcattgtctatcctgttctgacaaaattctatttgctctgatacatataatgttatggctctgatacattatttgctctgatacacgtttttagcctaaatgctctgatacatttggctctgatacatatcatgtatttgaatatacattttatgttctaactcgttcatgctgacttttgtcgtttagtttttgttctgtaacatttcaggatgtagagatgctctgatgatgctctggtacattcaacaatgttctgatacaaatctagcatgaagtgatgttggtagacattcaaagttctgaagctgtcctgaatggaagcagaaatcagaagctgtgaatgttctgaagatcaaagaaattcaagttctgaagctgtcctgaatggaagcagaagtcagaagctgtgaatgttctgaagatcaaagaaattcaagttctgaagctgtccacaatggaagcaggaatcagaagctgtgagtgttctaaggatctaaagaaattcaagttctgaagctgtccaatggaagcagaagtcagaagctatgaattctctgaaggcagaagcttatatgatcgtctctaccgaaataatcagggaagtcttttatcaaagttcttcgagtatttatttcagggggagattatttatctcagggggagattgttaatctcagggggagacatattcatatgcttatgctatagctgtgtaatttgtcttttgccgtctactctttatgatcgcaaattcatatcatttatatatgtttttgtcatcatcaaaaagggggagattgttagaacaagatttgttcttatcaattatcttagttttgatgataacaataatatgaattttgcttaagataatatggtactctaatccaatgcaatttccctttcaggaaatatataaagagtacgcataattcagcgctcagaagttgtgtctcaaatagttcagcatgcaacatcagaacatggtctggcaagacatcagaagatggtcgaagcagaatcagaacatgggtctatgaaagcatcagaagaacatgagatcagaagcactgaagatcagaagatggtatcacgcaacagaagcacttcaagatcagaagatcagaagatgctatgcaccaagctgtttgactctgatgatattcaaacgttatattcacaaacatcagatcagaaggaagtacaggtggcagactacgctgactgacaaaaggaacgttaaaagctactaaaggctacgtcagtagacacagcgtgaacaaggctcgaggtagttgacaaaagcgtataacattaaatgcaatgctgtacggaacacgcaaagcattaaatgcactcaacggtcatcttctcaacgcctataaatatgaagttctgatgagaagcaaggttaccaattcttaacaactctgaacgaaaataaacttgctgaaacgctattcaatcaaagctcagaatcttcatcaactcactacattgctgttgtaatatcttagtgagattaagcttaaactgtaagagaaatatcacagtttgtgattatagcttttaagaagcatttgtaaactcttgaatagattacattaagttgtaaggaactagagtgatcgtgttgatcagaatactctagagaagtcttaggagtgaactaagcctagagtgatcgtgttgatcagtagactctagaaaagtcttagagggtatctaagcagttgttcctggagtgatcagtgtgtgatcagaagactctggaagacttagttgcggactaagtggaaaaccattgtaatccgtgcgattagtggattaaatcctcaggttgaggtaaatcatctctgcgggggtggactggagtagcttcgttaacagcgaaccaggataaaaataattgtgcaatttatttttatcgtccaagatttaaagtcacacttattcaatccccccctttctaagtgtttttctatccttcactatagTCCCAAGAGAAAAATTATATGTTAATACTAAAATGTTATTGGTATTTCATTTATTATCTATCCATCATTTGCTTGcaactattttaataaataaacgtatcattgataaaaaaaaatgttacacATGAGATGAGCAAttaatatttaagtatatttattTGATCTTGTTATGTAGATCCCTTGGCTCTTTTTTCAAGCCCCTCACTTTCCTATATTTGAAACCCTTCAACCTAGTCACTAACTGTATCCTCTTTCTTGTCTGTACACTCTTTGTTTGAAGCATTCCTTTGTGAGAGAACAAAAATGTTAGCTAACTGCGAGAAAATGGTTTCCATCCCTCCACCAACTACTAACCAATGGCCACAGGttcctctctccctctctctctctccccctctctccCTCTATCTCTCTCACTATCTCTCTACACACAATTATTTAGACAAATACACAGTCCAAACTACTTTGTTCCTTTCCTTTTGGAAGAGAATATCTACCTGTTATTCTTCTCATACAATAATCATTACAACCCTAAATctatctctattttttttctctttctcacatccattattaattcttGTTTTGTTTTTGGTGTAGAATCAAATAGATGATGCTAAGATAATGGAAAAACAAGGCCAAGAGCTTCTGCAACAGCATCAGCAACAAGCACTCAAGTGTCCTCGTTGTGATTCATCAAACACAAAATTCTGTTACTACAACAACTACAGTCTGTCACAACCTAGACACTTCTGCAAAGCCTGCAAACGGTATTGGACAAGAGGTGGTACTCTTAGGAATGTTCCTGTTGGTGGTGGATACAGAAGAAACAACAAacgtagtagtagtagtagttgtAATGTTTCTACTACTATCATGAAAAGACCAATATCCACCATTGAAACCACTACTACTACTACTGCTGCTAGTTCTAATTCTTCGACTCCGAGTTCGAACTCAAATCATATAAACCCTATGTTTTATGGCTTATCTAGTACTAACAACCCTTGTGATGTGAATCTTCCGTTTTCGAGGTTCAATATAAACTCCAGACTCTCGACAAGTTCAGGTTATGATCTTCAGCCTCAGATGAATTTTATAGGGTTAGGTTTTTCATCTGGGTTTGATAATAATGGTTATACAACAAACTATGATTCAATCTTTAGTTCTTCAGCTTCTGCATCAAGTAATACATCAGTTATGCCTTCTGTATTGAGTTCTACTCTACTGCAACATAAGTTCTTCGACGACGGTTTGAAATATGGTTCAGATGCAGATGCAGGTAGAAATAGTACTTTCCAAGATTTCGAATTCGGCTCAAAAATGCAAAACCGGGTTGATCATATGGGTGGTTTCTATGATCCAGCTTCTTCACTTTACTTGAATGATCAAGGTGTTTGGAATAATCAAGGTGGAAATAATATTGGTTCATCAGTTACTTCTCTGATCTAGAATGAAGAATTGTCTCAACTGAATGATAAAGAAGGATAAGCATGATTTTAGATTTCAACTTCAAGGTCATGTTTAATCTGGTTCTTTTTGTTTAGCTTTATTGATTAGGTTTCtgtcttttttttgttttgtattgtATAATTTGGGTTGGGTTTAGTTACATTTTAACTttattggaaaaagaaaaagaagggaaAAAAAAGATACTTGTTAGAAAAATGGGAAAGTTAAAGGTGTGAGAGAAGAATACTTTGGAACTTTGTATCAGAGAGATCCTATGTCAGTTTACATCTTTCAAATTACTTCAGCTAGCTAGTTAGTTTCATGATGAACCTATCAAATGTTGGAGAATATATAACCATGAGAGGCGAGGTTTAATTTCGGTCGGTATAGGTCTTGCCATGCTGATTGTGGTTGGCCTAGTGTGAACTTACTACAGATTGTTCTTTATCACAAAAACGGTGAATAATAATATCGGTATCTGCACTATCTGATACTGTTTTGTCGCAGCCGTTTTCGCAGTAACGGAATAGAGGAACCTGAGGTCATCTTCTCTCATTATGTGTAAATATTGGAGGACATGAACTAGTCCTTGATGAAAGGAACTAACTTTGTGATGATATATGTGTTTTTGGATAAGAGAGGAATGGAAATACATTGGGTATAATGGTATAGAAGAGAGGGAGGGAAATTAAAATGTATGTGGGTGGTTTGGTTCTAAattatgtttttgttgttgtttttcatgtaATGGtgatttaatttaagaaacatcTTTGGTCCATGTGCAAAAATGATGTTTTCTGCTTGAGTTTATGTCTCTATTCTAGAAACTATTTATGTTGAAAACAAACAAAGAGCATGTTGTAATAGTGTGTAACTGTAAGATGGCCTAGGGAATCTGGCTCATCTCACTTGCACAAATAGAAACATGAGCTGGATTTGGATTTTGGACTCATGCTGTCCTATAGTGGCTGTTGAACAACTTATGTACCTCGAACAAAGTTCAAGTAAAATGATCAAGtataagaaataattaaaaatataggtCGTTTTTTCACTCTAGTATTCCTACATTCAAATCAAGGTTGTTAAACACGAGACATTAATtgtatattcattttgtttagaTAGAATTAACTTGTAAATTTGACAAATAGATTAGATGTTAAAGTTTTAAGTTGCCATAGGCTAAAAGTACTCACTTGTGATTGTTTTCTTCAAGCAATTATGTATGTTGAGAAAAGAACTTTATCTAAGAGCTATGAGTTGCTTTACTCTCtcaaagattatatatatatatatatatatatatatatatatatatatatatatatatatatatatatatatatatatatatatatatatatatatatatatatatatatatatatatatatatatatatatatataaacttggAGAAATTATTCTGCCACCCCTTAATTATTATACCTGGAACCCCCAATTTTGTTATTTCGAAAATGTCTCTAATActatttatctttaaaaaatattGATGTAGGGTGAAAATTGGAATTTTCGGTAGCTAAAATATATTTCCGCTACGAAACAATGCGCTTATATCGGAAACTATTTGAGTTTGGCAAATTTTCGGTTGTGatttaccggaaatttcaaaatgttCTAGGGCAATTTATTGGAAATCTCCAAATTTCCGGGGCGATTACATAATGTTAGGAAAATACCGAAAATCTCCAAAATTACCAGGACGATTCATACTATCGAAAATTTCAAATTATCGGAATATCGGAAATTTCCCAGTAACTTGAAATTTCCAGTATGTCTGCAGATGGAATTTTATATCTGTGTGGTTTAGAGACGACACCATCTTCTACGGACTCATGTATAGATTAAACGAAGTTCTTCATCACATATACAATATGTTTCGTATTGAAATAATGTAGTTTTAATTGTTTTCTGTCATCTATGAAATAGATAACGTTTAATAGTTATAAGCTGCAATAGACATATTTTTAACTCCCGATCAAAAATTTTAGTATGAGCACAATCTATTGGTAAATAACATGGTATTGTTGTTGTTACTGTTTGTTCTGATTCTCCTAATGGAATATGAGGGAGGAAGGATAAATTAATTATGGGTTGTGAAAAAGGAGAAAATTATAAAGGAACAAATGCATTCGAAACCACTAATTCCTCTGATGACATTTATAGTATGAAGAGTAAATGCCCGTTTAGGCTGAGATCTATTCCAAGTGGCCCCAATTGAAAGGTGATGGTTAGATGCGGAATTCACAATCATATAGTAGATAATGATGGTGACGCATTATGAACTTGCATTGATGAATGCCACGAAATCTGTGTTTCAATGTGCAACTCATCTATTGTGTTCGTTCCGTATTTTAAAAAACGTGAACATGAAATGTAAAGAGTACGTGAAATCAGAAAGACAAGAACATGTCATGGACCTATAGAACAACATCATGTATTAAAATACAAAACATGAGTTTGATGTACACTTCAAGCACTTTGAAAGTGTTTGTGCTGatatttctttatttgttaagcaTGTGGCTGAAACATAGTTAACACCTTACAAAGAGAGATTTGTTGCTGCATGGACTAATAGAGTCAGTAATTTAGGGAACACAACAATAAATAGGTACACAGATCATGACAATttgatgttatttttattattattattattattattattattattattattattattattattattatttatgtttatgtttcaaAAACAGATTGAAACATGTTTTCCTATTTATGGGTCTTACGATGGAGTCTGCTCATTAGTGAcaaaattgaaggttgagaaaacacttagaaggggggttgaataagtgggttTTAAAACTTTATGAAGGAAAGATAGttagaacacaattatttttatcttggttcaccttctaactaaggctacctccagtccaccctcaacagGGTGATTTACCTCTCTCAATAGAGGTCTTAATCCAttataatcagaacctgattacacttgcacgaccaactgccgtgactcacaatacaaAGCACAAGTCAAACTACTAGTGACTAACAATCCCGCACAAACCAACAATTTGTGACTAACCAACCTTCTAAGACTCTACTAGTCTTAGACTTCTTCAGACTTCTGACctaactggtctctcaaggacttagttaccacgtaacttctgTTGATAGTGTATTGTtttgcttctagaaagctgtaatcacaactgtgatatttcactaagattaagtacagaataatgaactcagaatatgaataagaaaattttgcttcagagagtttttcttcacacttgatgatttttcaGAGTTGTAgcgttcttgtgtgttcttccttgttttcttctttttcgcTTGTTATCAAGTGTATTTTTCCTTCGAGcgatcatgagtatatatagctTCATAAATTTTGATCGTTATCTTCAAAGCTTGTATTCAGCATTAAATGATTTGCGTGTTATCTTTGCTTTTGTTGTCTCCAAGggtttgcatgtggatagcttcttcaatcaaccatgGGAATTATGCTTTTCGAGTGTTGcagccgttttgctaatgattatgtctttaacGGTTTAATTTGAATCAATCTGAGTAATCTTCTGTTCAGcctttgttcttcaacttctgttgtggATGTGTTTACAGTGTTCTGGTGTAATATCAGAAGTTTCTTTCAGCGGTATTGATTTGAATCAATCTGAGTAATCTTTTGTTCAGCCTTTGTTCTTCTACTTTTGTTGTATATACATTTGCAGCgtgcagtatcagaagttgcttcATAACTTGCATTATGTTTCTCTTAGCTTCTCATAAGTGCCAAGTTCTGATTGttggtactggtacatcttctgaaaataagaaccatatgattagagtatcatgtttgctttatacgaaatttgtttgcttgttatcatcaaaatactaaaatatgattagaaccaaactatgttctaacataaAAAACATGTAAACTACAAGTCGGGGTGATTTATGTCGAAGTTGGGATGCTGTGAATGCCATGTTAAAGTTAGAGCTTGGTTCCATTTGAGTGTTGTTTCAAAAGAGTATTATCAACATTGAGCATCAGTATAACTTTCCATTCTATGCTAGGTTGAACGGTTTTGTCTCAAGACAATGTATACATCTCATTGGAAAGGAACTTGAAAAGGTAAAATTTATTTGTTCAAGCAAAGTGATATGTGGTTGCTTCATTAGAACAACACATGGATTACCATGTGCATTTCAGCTTGCAGGTTTTAAAATTCTAGGCAACCCTATTCCTTTAGAATCATTTCATGTAttctagtgtcataccccaaaatttgcccatctcatttcatcttcaagggttcaaggttcaagggtttattcaagcaacattctcctaatccAGGACCTCCAAAACTAGTGTTTGTAGtgtatcaaaggagtttgaatctctaaggtctcaaatggatctcaaggtatctcacatgtctcaaagcatctccatgtcaaaagtcaagcttcaattccaaggattgctcactcaatgactcagatgatccacagtcgactagtttgacctaaaagtcaactatagtcaaaatatagtcaagcttcaagacttttggtcaacatcaagtatttaaggttatatccatcatttgatcaaaggttgatcatgatccattaataaaaactcagaaatgaacaaagtcaaaaggttcaaattagggtttttattggaaaagtcaactcaactttgactggtcataactttcacatggagtataaaAAATTTCCTAAcaaaagcctattctgaaggaaattggattctctacaactttgtatctcataagccaaggccagaaatgcctCATTCAAGAGATACAAGTCAATACATTACATGTCCTCCAAAAAGGTCAATAAAAAGTCATCCTTTTCAAAAGTCCATAACATGGGAAATAGTTGCAGGTCTCCACGAGGAAGACTACGACGTGTCATTGCGCCATTGGGTCATTCAAGTTTCACGCGTTTGGGTGATTAagctttttgccttttttatattATGTTATGAATGTGTTATGTTAACAGGATTGAAGCATAGTTGGGTTGGCAAAAGGGTGTGAGCGAAGCCTAAGGGAGGGGGTTCGATTCCCAGCTCTctcttattttttatgaaataacaAATCCCATGATTCAGTGCGTGACGCCTAGAGAGTTGCATGGCACGACCTCAGATCTAAGCCTCAAAGACTCACCTGTTCCGGATCTAACGTCTATGAACCTGACAGTACACCATAGACCTCCCAGGCACACTATACAGGATCAACACCTAGGTTTtcttaattgatttatttatttatttgtttaatggtataattaaatcaatatatttttattgtatataattttattgttaaattaaattaataatataattaaattaagattaggctagtaattagggtttagaaGTATTTCCCcgatttattttgattatttcgaTTAATTCATTTAATCAGTTTTAACTGATGAAAATCATAAAAATCCTAGAAagtttattaaattagggtttgcccaatcccactggccatttggccaaagtattaggattcaatttattattcgcttcgactaaatctattggtcgcgatgggtaataatcgattatttaatcatttaattaaatgaaaaaatacatctattttgctaaatggttttaaccaaatctattggttacgatgattagcatttcctctTTATCaaactcgttattatttgtaatcaaacctattgattatgagggataacgataaattaataattatttaaaatatattcatttgctattcgtgataatcgaatctatcgatcagaatg encodes:
- the LOC131623444 gene encoding dof zinc finger protein DOF1.4-like, whose amino-acid sequence is MLANCEKMVSIPPPTTNQWPQNQIDDAKIMEKQGQELLQQHQQQALKCPRCDSSNTKFCYYNNYSLSQPRHFCKACKRYWTRGGTLRNVPVGGGYRRNNKRSSSSSCNVSTTIMKRPISTIETTTTTTAASSNSSTPSSNSNHINPMFYGLSSTNNPCDVNLPFSRFNINSRLSTSSGYDLQPQMNFIGLGFSSGFDNNGYTTNYDSIFSSSASASSNTSVMPSVLSSTLLQHKFFDDGLKYGSDADAGRNSTFQDFEFGSKMQNRVDHMGGFYDPASSLYLNDQGVWNNQGGNNIGSSVTSLI